TTCGCGACGAGCGCTATTTCGGCACACCGGAGCGCGGCTATGTCGATGCAGCAGTGCTGATCCCGATTACCCGGCGCGAGGAACCCGGCCTGATCCTGACCCAACGCCCCGACACCATGCGCAGCCATGCTGGACAGGTGGCTTTTCCCGGCGGCAAGGTTGATCCTGAAGATGAAGATGCCATTGCTGCGGCACTGCGCGAGGCTGACGAAGAACTGGCAATACCTGCCGATGCCGTAGAAGTGATTGGCACAGGCGAATGCTATTACAGCGCGAGCGGCTTCTCGATTACAACGGTGCTGGCCTTTCTACCGCCAGATTTGCCGTTAAAAGCCAATCCTGACGAGGTGGCTGACTGGTTTGAGATGCCGTTTGAGGAGGCCATCCACCTCGACCTCTACGATCGCAAAACGGTCAACTGGCAGGGCCATGAACGAGGCTATTATGAGCTGATGTGGCAGGATCGGCGTATCTGGGGTGTCACTGCGGGCATTTTGGCCAATTTGTCGCGGCAGATTGCCGATGTGGACCCTATCTCGGCAATAGAGACCAAGCTCGGCAATGGCTGAAAAACCGGTATATCTTGATCCCGTCTGGCCATGGCCTGGACGCGAGGACGTGTGGGAATTCTGTGCCCTTCTCGATGGCGATGCCGCCCCTGGATCAAAAGCGCGACTGGTTGGCGGCGCGGTGCGTGATGC
The sequence above is drawn from the Parasphingorhabdus sp. SCSIO 66989 genome and encodes:
- a CDS encoding CoA pyrophosphatase encodes the protein MSIDTLRLRLEAALKSSANKQVPDEFRDERYFGTPERGYVDAAVLIPITRREEPGLILTQRPDTMRSHAGQVAFPGGKVDPEDEDAIAAALREADEELAIPADAVEVIGTGECYYSASGFSITTVLAFLPPDLPLKANPDEVADWFEMPFEEAIHLDLYDRKTVNWQGHERGYYELMWQDRRIWGVTAGILANLSRQIADVDPISAIETKLGNG